A single Thermaerobacter sp. FW80 DNA region contains:
- the ligD gene encoding non-homologous end-joining DNA ligase has translation MAGGGPPIPRTWHELWCPGRLPPMLARRAPAPFSSPAYRFEVKWDGYRCLAFADPVLGRTFLQSRHGHDLAPRFPELAGLHRLLPAAAVLDGEIVALVAGRPSFAALQRRAGGVRAAAGAARDRSAAIAPALFVVFDLLGLGGEVWLRRPLADRVHRLERLFPQGSAPGVALSRGVEGQGEALFARVRDQGLEGVVAKRLDSPYLPGWRTDHWQKIKAERELEAVVGGVVPGGRAAGVGTLLLGLYGPDGALHYVGDVSTGLGGEAIRHLLGRLRPRATCPFATVPARARHRPVVWVEPSLVCEVTYLHWTPQGHLRHPVFRRWRDDRAPRDCRLPADAGHPAAGRDPDGPGDGPLGRGRGLPGGSPRGRPGASPRERGEDLPGGNPRERGEDG, from the coding sequence GTGGCGGGCGGAGGGCCGCCCATCCCGCGGACGTGGCACGAGCTCTGGTGCCCGGGCCGGCTGCCGCCGATGCTGGCCCGCCGGGCCCCCGCGCCCTTCTCCTCGCCGGCCTACCGCTTCGAGGTCAAGTGGGACGGGTATCGCTGCCTGGCCTTCGCCGACCCCGTCCTGGGACGCACCTTCCTCCAGTCCCGCCACGGCCACGACCTGGCGCCGCGATTCCCCGAGCTGGCCGGCCTCCACCGCCTGCTGCCGGCGGCCGCGGTCTTGGACGGGGAGATCGTCGCCCTGGTGGCCGGGCGGCCCTCCTTCGCCGCCCTCCAACGTCGGGCCGGAGGGGTGCGCGCGGCGGCCGGCGCGGCCCGCGACCGGTCCGCCGCCATCGCTCCGGCGCTGTTCGTCGTCTTCGACCTCCTCGGGCTCGGCGGCGAGGTCTGGCTTCGCCGCCCGCTGGCCGACCGCGTCCACCGCCTGGAGCGCCTCTTCCCCCAGGGGTCGGCGCCCGGCGTCGCTCTCTCCCGCGGCGTCGAGGGCCAGGGCGAGGCGTTGTTCGCCCGCGTCCGCGACCAGGGGCTGGAGGGCGTGGTGGCCAAGCGCCTGGACAGCCCCTATTTGCCGGGATGGCGCACCGACCACTGGCAGAAGATCAAGGCGGAACGGGAGCTGGAGGCGGTGGTGGGCGGGGTGGTGCCCGGAGGCCGGGCGGCCGGGGTGGGGACCCTGCTCCTGGGGCTCTACGGTCCGGACGGGGCGCTGCACTACGTGGGCGACGTCAGCACGGGCCTCGGCGGCGAGGCGATCCGCCACTTGCTGGGACGCCTCCGCCCGCGGGCCACCTGCCCCTTCGCCACGGTGCCGGCGCGCGCCCGCCACCGGCCGGTGGTCTGGGTCGAGCCCAGCCTGGTGTGCGAGGTGACCTACCTGCACTGGACGCCCCAGGGGCACCTGCGGCACCCCGTCTTCCGGCGCTGGCGCGACGACCGGGCGCCGCGGGACTGCCGGCTGCCCGCCGACGCGGGTCACCCGGCCGCGGGCCGCGACCCGGACGGTCCTGGCGACGGCCCCCTTGGGCGAGGGCGAGGCCTCCCCGGAGGGAGCCCCCGCGGGCGCCCCGGAGCGAGCCCTCGCGAGCGCGGGGAGGACCTCCCCGGAGGGAACCCCCGCGAGCGAGGGGAGGACGGCTGA
- the ligD gene encoding non-homologous end-joining DNA ligase, whose product MPGERLRVQVAGRTLELSHLDRLLWPDAGLTKADLIDYWVRVAPYLLPHLRDRPLVCTRYPDGAQAPGFYQKDAPPGTPPWVRTWPYRTREGRTIRFLLADEPATLAWLGQQAAIEIHPWLSTIGHPDRPDWVVFDLDPGPGATFAMAVEVGRLVRHVLAALDLDAYAKTSGATGLHVFVPVIPEHPYPVVTAFARRVAAVVQRLRPDLVTTVRAVARRPPATVYLDVLQNGKGKTLVTVYGPRPRPGAPVSMPVTWEELERGVEPAAWNLRTAPARLRAVGDLWARAAASRRSLTPACRRLGLDVGAGRLPSPV is encoded by the coding sequence ATGCCGGGAGAACGGCTGCGGGTGCAGGTGGCCGGTCGAACGCTGGAGCTCTCCCACCTGGACCGGCTGCTCTGGCCCGACGCCGGGCTGACCAAGGCGGATCTGATCGACTACTGGGTGCGCGTGGCGCCGTATCTCCTGCCGCACCTGCGCGACCGGCCGCTGGTCTGTACCCGCTACCCCGACGGGGCCCAGGCCCCGGGATTCTACCAGAAGGACGCGCCGCCCGGGACGCCGCCGTGGGTACGCACCTGGCCCTACCGAACCCGGGAGGGCCGCACCATCCGGTTCCTCCTGGCGGACGAACCGGCCACCCTGGCGTGGCTGGGCCAGCAGGCGGCCATCGAGATCCATCCGTGGCTGTCCACCATCGGGCACCCCGACCGTCCGGACTGGGTGGTCTTCGACCTGGACCCCGGTCCCGGGGCCACCTTCGCCATGGCCGTCGAGGTGGGGCGCCTGGTCCGCCACGTGCTGGCCGCCCTGGACCTGGACGCCTATGCGAAGACGTCGGGGGCCACGGGCCTGCACGTGTTCGTCCCGGTCATCCCGGAGCATCCTTATCCCGTGGTCACCGCGTTCGCGCGGCGGGTGGCGGCGGTGGTCCAGCGGCTGCGGCCCGACCTGGTCACCACCGTGCGGGCGGTGGCCCGGCGGCCCCCGGCCACGGTCTACCTGGACGTGCTGCAGAACGGCAAGGGCAAGACGCTGGTCACGGTCTACGGTCCCCGGCCGCGGCCGGGTGCGCCGGTGTCCATGCCGGTGACGTGGGAGGAGCTGGAGCGCGGCGTCGAGCCCGCCGCCTGGAACCTGCGCACGGCGCCGGCGCGGTTGCGCGCCGTGGGCGATCTCTGGGCGCGGGCCGCGGCCAGCCGCCGCTCCCTGACCCCGGCCTGCCGCCGGCTCGGCCTGGACGTGGGAGCGGGCCGGCTGCCCAGCCCCGTGTAG